CAACCTCGAGAAACGCGCTCTTGAGCATCAAGCGGAACAGGTTGGCACCGCCCACGCCCTCGCCGGATTACTCGCTGCGGACCTAGTCGACTCCGTCAACAGCTATCGAAGTGCGCTCACCGAACAGATCAACCGTTTGCCCATCAATCCTCGTGTAATCAAGGACATCGTTGGAATCATCAATCGCAGAGTCGACGACGATATTGCTGCGCAGTTACGGGCGTTGTCCGCCACGACCGATACCTACTTTAATATTTTTGCTCAGCCACTCCCTGGGGTCGACGGACTATGGATCGACAGCATCCAGGCGGAACTCGACATGGTCGGACAGCTACCTGGGATCGCCGCCATCGGTCTCGCCCGCCAGGGCGGTGGCGATAGCCTCCTGATCGAAGCATACGCAGGCCGAGGAGGACAACGACTCGCCGAGCAGATGAACAGCCCCGGTGCACAGGTCGCCATCGACCCTCACCACCGTAATGGTCAGATGCTGTGTTCACGGGCCTGGCGTGACGCGCGCATCTTGGTAACCGATCGTATCGCCGACGACACTATCTACGGCTCGTGGCCTTCGAACGAGGGCGTAGCACTCCGTTCCGCAGTAGCTATCCCCATCCAGAATGTCGAAGGTCGACCCGTCGCTCTCCTGCTGTTGACCGGTAACTATCCAGGACAGTTTTCATCGGCGTGGATGGATCGCTTTAACAGGAATCTCAAGCAGCGCTGGGAGAACCTGTTGTATCGAATCGCAACCCCGGACAATGTGCTGGCAAGACAGCAGGCTATCGGCTATCGAGGCTTGTTGTTGTCTGGCGGTTTGCGGATGTTCGTTCAGCCCATTGTTGATCTCAATACAGGCCAGCCTGTCAAGGTCGAAGGACTCGCTCGGCTGGTAGAACCCGATGGCAACATCATAGCGCCCGACAGATTTCTCAGTATTCTTGGTGCGGGTGAACGCTATCATCTGTTCCGGATGGGCCTCGAGCTCCTCTTTGCGGCTGAACGACAGTGGCGCGCGTCTGGATTACTGATCGATCTCACGATTAATGTGGATGCAGCCACATTGAACTACCCTGAGCTCCCTTCTTGGCTCGCCACGACGCTCATGAAGTGGGATTTTCCTCCTCATCGACTCGTGCTTGAACTCCTCGAAACCGACCGCCAGCACCTGATGCCTGACTCCAAGCGCCTTGGAGAGCTGCTGAACCTTGGGGTCCAACTGGCGATCGACGACATGGGATCAGGTTACTCCAACTGGTTACGGCTCGTAGAGATTCCGGCCACCCTCATCAAAATCGACCATCATTTCACGGCACGGCTGGAGACACACCCCACACGGGTGCTCAACCTCCTTGGAACCCTCATCCTCACTGCCACCGACGCTGGCCAAAAGGTCGTCGTTGAGGGCATCGAAGACCCGGTCCTTGCTGAGGTTGCGGCCCGCCTTGGAGCTGACTTTGGCCAGGGATATGGTATCGCCAAACCGATGCCCACCGACCAGCTCATCCACTGGTCACGCTCCTACCACCACGAACATTCCAGCCACGAACTGCGCTCCCTCCTCGGAGCCATGGCCTACCACTGGGCATTTGTGCACAGTCCAATGCATTACAACAGAGGACCGCTGGCAAACTGCCTACTCACTGGTTACTTTGTAGCTCACGATCTCGATACCAGCGAAGGTGCTGATCTGCACCGGGCACTGCATGCTCATGCGACGCCGCCGGCCGACCTCGTCAATGCCTTGACCCGATGGTTTGAACGGGAATGCAGCCCGAACGGTAGCAGCCGCAACGTTCTAGCCAAGCCGACACCATCGCCATCACCAGGCGATGACTGGGCTTGGATGATCTAGCGTCACCTGGCACAGACAGCTAAAGCGAGTAACGTTTGTGTCATGAACCCGTGTCATGTTCATCCGTCGATCTCGATCGCAGTGGTACCCTTTTTGCTCTCCCGCCAACAACCTCACGTACTGCTCAGCCGATCCTCCACAAGCCTCTCGCTGCTACGCATTGGTGTTGGGGAGCTCGATGTCACGCTCACGCACTACGCCGACCGCTTCCTAGGGCGCACGCTAGGCCTGACCATCTCGCCCCTCACCCAGTGTGGTGCGGACCAAGATCTCAGCCAACACCCACCAGCGATCGACATCTGCTATTACGGCTTCACCACCAGTCAATTCATCAACGGTGACGACCTGGTTTGGACGCCCCTCTATCATCTCCTCCCCGAGGAGGACCATCGTCACGCCGAGACCAGACTGGACGAAGCCTCCGACAGGATCAACCAGGGTGGCGGAGTCGCCAGCAGCGAGGTCTCCCGATACGATCTCGGCCTCATCGCCACGGCCCTGGCGGCGATTCGCCACTCCCTGGATCGGCGACCCGTGATCGAGGAGATCGAACCGGAAGCCTTCACACTCTCCTACCTGCAGCATCGCACCGAGATGCTGCTCGGAGTACGCCTTCATACCCAGAATTTTCGCCGCAAATTACTCGACTCCGGCTACCTCGAACCGATCGACATCGCCGTCAATCAGACGCTTGGAAGACCGGCTCTTCTCTATCGCGTTCGTAAGCACCAGGGGTAGCTACCCGCGCGACGGTCGTTAGACTAATGCTCATCATGAGTATAATTGCACCACCGGAGGATATGACGGCGTATCGGGAGCAACTTTCCGAGCTGCTTGAAGAGCAAAATGCCATCATTCTCGCCCACAACTATCAACCAACTTGGATCAAGGAGCTCGCGGACTTCACTGGCGACTCCCTCTACCTTTCACAGAGAGCGCGTGATACTGATGCCACCACCATCATCTTCGCTGGGGTGCGCTTCATGGCGGAGACCGCCAAAATCCTCTCACCCGACAAGGGTGTCTTCTTGCCGGCCGAGGATGCCGAATGTTCCCTTGCTGACTCCATCACCTCCGCAGAACTGATCGAGTGGAAGCGTCGCTACCCAGGGGCCATCGTCGTGGCCTACGTCAATACTTCGGCTGCCGTCAAGGCCCTTGCCGACGTCTGCTGCACCTCCGCTAACGCCGTTGAGATTGTTGGCTCAATTCCTCCGGATCGCGAGGTACTCTTCTTACCGGATCAGTTTCTCGGCGCCTACGTACAACGGGTGACTGGCCACCCGGGAATGCATATCTGGATGGGAGAATGCCATGTCCACGCAGACATCACCCCCCAACATTTGGCCGACAAGATGGCGCAGAATCCTCTCGCCACCCTGATGATCCATCCAGAGTGTGGCTGTACCACTCCCGCACTCTATCAACTCGCCGACGCCAGCGGCGGGCCCACCTCCCAGCGGGTACGCATCCTCTCCACCAACCAGATGATCGAGGAGGCCAAACGCTCCACGGCCACCCATGTCCTCGTCGCTACGGAGATCGGCATCATGTCCGACCTCATCAATGCCAACCCCGCGGTGCGCTTCGAGGCGGTCAATCCTCGGGCACGTTGCCCCTACATGAACCGCGTCACCCCCGAGCGCCTGGTCGAGACGCTGCGAGATCGCATCGGCGAGGTTCACGTCGACCAAGAGATCGCGGCCCAGGCACGATTAGCTGTTGAACGGATGGTCGATCCGGGGTTACGCGCATGGGGTTAATGATGCAGATGACGCCGAGTCACGACCTCTCCTTCGATGCGGTCGTGGTCGGTGCCGGTATCGCTGGCCTCACCGTTGCGCTATCGTTACCATCGACATTGAGCATCGCCATCGTCAGCCGAAGCTTTACCATGACCTCCAGCCACTGGGCGAAAGGGGGCATGGCTGCAGCTCGAGGCGCCGATGACGACCCCGCCGAACATCTTTACGATACCATCGCGGCGGGAGGTGCATTAAATGACCCCGAGCGCGTCGCCCTTCTCGTTAACGAGGCACCAAACGCCATCGAGTTTCTTCAGCATCAAGGTGTCGCCTTTGAGACGCAGCCTGAGCGCGAAGCTGGGCACGGACGACCGAGAATCTGGCACGCCGATGGTGATGCAACCGGTGCCGCCATCATGAGCGCCCTCGGGACACGCCTACGGGCCACTCGCAACGTGACGCTGATCGATGGCACGATGGTCGAACTCATCAATGACGATAACGGCGTGATTGGCATCATGATCGGCCACCAGAACGCCTTGACGCTCCTGCGTTCACCTCGCATCGTGTTAGCCTCTGGCGGCGCTACCGGACTTTGGGGTGATCACACCTCTCCCAACGCCAACCTTGGCATCGGAATTGTGAGTGCTTATCGAGTGGGGGCGATCGCCACAGATCTCGAATTCACGCAGTTCCATCCGACCGCCATCGCGTTGTCGGAATCTCCACTTTCGCTAGCGACAGAGGCGCTCCGCGGAGCAGGAGCCTGGATTGTCGATGAGGAGGGCAAGCGCTTTCTCTTTGCGAGCGATCCCGCCGGAGAGCTCGCCACCAGAGACAAAGTGGCTCGTGCCATGTATCGCCATGGCGGTCAGGCCTACCTGGATGCTCGGCCAATCGGAAGGGAAGCACTAGAGAAGCGCTTCCCAACTTTTGTGCGTGAGGCTCGACAACAGGGCCACGATCCGATGGCCGCAGGCCCAGTACCGATACGGCCAGCAGCACACTACACCATTGGTGGGGTGGTGACTGACTCATGGGGTGAGTCCAATATTCCTGGGTTATACGCGATCGGCGAATGCGCTAGTAGTGGGGTCCATGGCGCAAATCGCCTCGCATCGAACTCCCTACTCGAGGGAGTGGTCTTTGGTCGACGCGCGGCTCGCCACCTTGTCGATACTCCGAACCCAGTATCTCCAACCCACTTCCCACGCTCCACCAACCTACCAACCACGGCGCCATCACGCATTACTCTCGCTCGTATCGTCGACGACGCTCTCGGCATCGAACGCAACGCGGTGGCGATCGAACGTGCCCTCGAAGCGCTCACCGACGTGACCACCTGTGAGATGGATCCCTTCAGTGCCCATGAACTCATTCAGGCATCGCAGCTTGTCTCGATGATGCTCATCGCCGCCAGAGAGCGCCACGGCACCATCGGTGCACACACACGTGCCGATGAACAGGTCGAGGATCCCCATTATCGCCTCACCTTCGCCATGGGGTCCGCTCCTCGTCGAGAGGCTCGGGTATGGTGAAGCCCTCTCCCATCATCGACCCCCCCATCATCGATCTGGCCATCATCGACCTGGCCCTGGATGAGGATCTCGTTGCACCGGTCACCGCCACCGAGGGGATCCACCCTCTCCGTGGGGCCGATGGTGTCGCACCGACATGGCAACCACTCCCGCATGCAACCGCAGGAGATCTCACCGGCTCACTCGTAGCGCACCAGGTAGTAGCTCTGGCTCTACGCGCCCGCGCTCATGGTGTTTTCGTCGGACAAACGGTGGCCTCGGTGGTACTAGGCCGGGTGGCAGAACGCCTGGGTACCCCAGCCCCGACCTACGATGCCGTCGTTGCTGATGGGACGATGGTGGAACCCGGTGCGACACTCGCCTGGCTACGTGGTGATCTGCAGACGGTCTTGGCAGCAGAACGGACGATGCTGAATCTACTCTGCCATCTTTCGGGCGTAGCGACCACCACGCGGAGCTACGTCGACACCATCGCAGGGACGAAGGCGGTGATACGTGATACCCGCAAAACGACCCCGGGATTACGTAGTCTGGAGAAGTATGCGGTTCGTTGCGGGGGTGGCAGCAACCATCGCCTCGGCCTCTGGGACGCCATTCTTATCAAAGATAACCATCTCGCCTTCGCGCCCATGGAGGAGCTCGTGACCCGCGCCCGGCTATCTCATCCGAATCGACCACTCGAAGTCGAGGTCGATAACCTCACGCAACTACACCAGGCCCTCGATCTTGGGGTCGATCTGATTCTTCTCGACAACATGGAACTTGGAATGATCGCTGAGGCGGTACAGATCAGTCGAGGTCGTTGTCGACTCGAGGTCTCCGGCGGCGTGGGGATCGATCGCCTACGAGCGATCGCCGAAACCGGGGTGGATTATATTGCGGTCGGAGCGCTCACCCACTCCACACCTATTCTTGATCTTGGTCTGGATTATCTGGATGCGTAGGCGCAGGGGAATCAGACGACGGCGTAGGCTCTAGAGCGTTTCGCTCCTCTACCGGTGCAGCGCCGTCTGCGCCCTCTACCTCGGACCTCTCGGCAACAAGCGCGGGTGACACAAGGATGGGTGCTGGCACCGGTTGTAGGAGTGCCAACATGATCGCATCAGATGGTCGAGCACTGAACAGGCGCGTACGCCCATCCTGGCTTGAGAGTGCCAAGATCGCATGTACATTGCCATCGATGACGGATTCAAGCGCTACGTAACTGACGCCCATCCCATATGAGGCCAGGATGTCCTGCATGAGTTCGGTCGTCATCGGTCTCGGTGCTCGTTCCTTGGCGACAATGAGGGAGAGCTGACGAGCCTGTTCGATCGAGATGGGGATCTCAAACTCCACGAGCGAGGTATCGTCCGGGAGCAGTGTGATACGCGCAAAAGGCTCCGGCAGGTCAACTCCCACCCGCACCATCCTGCAGGGCACGAAGCCGGCAAGGTTGAAGCTATCAGGATTTAGTACGGGCACGCTGGGCCCCTACATTGAGTGCCAAACCCACCATCGCGAGAAAGGCGAGCATCGCCGAACCGCCGTAGCTGATCAACGGCAAGGGGATGCCTGTAATGGGCATAATCCCTATGGTCATGCCCACGTTTTGGAAAACCGAATAGCCGATCCAGGCCAAGCCACCGGCCACGATCAACGTCCCCGTGATGTCCTTTGCCCAGCGCATTGCGCTCCACATTCGCCATATCAGTATCGCGTACCCTGCCAAGAGAGCGGCGCATCCAACGAAACCAAGTTGTTCTCCAATTGCGGTAAAGATAAAATCGGTCTGCTGTTCGGGCACAAAGGCCAGAGTGGTCTGTGACCCATTAAACAAGCCAACTCCAAAGATATGTCCGGAGCCAATGGCAATCTTGGATTGGGCGAGGTTATATCCGAAGGTCGATGCATCTGCCTTCGGGTTGAGAAAGGATAACAAGCGGTGCAGCTGATAGCTCTTGAGGAAACCCACATGAAGGACTGCAACCACTCCAACGACACCCACCACCACGAGTGCGAGCAGATAGCGTGCTGGGACACCCGCCATCACCAGCATCAGCGCCGTAATGATGCCGATGACGATCCCGGTGCCAAGATCAGGTTGCTTGATCACCAACACCATTGGGATGCCTCCCATCAGGAGGATGGTGATCACCGCGCGGAGATCGATGGGATCATCTCGATTCGCGACGTAGGCGGCAACTCCGAATATGACTCCGATCGGCGCGAACTCAGAGG
Above is a genomic segment from Ferrimicrobium sp. containing:
- the nadA gene encoding quinolinate synthase NadA; amino-acid sequence: MSIIAPPEDMTAYREQLSELLEEQNAIILAHNYQPTWIKELADFTGDSLYLSQRARDTDATTIIFAGVRFMAETAKILSPDKGVFLPAEDAECSLADSITSAELIEWKRRYPGAIVVAYVNTSAAVKALADVCCTSANAVEIVGSIPPDREVLFLPDQFLGAYVQRVTGHPGMHIWMGECHVHADITPQHLADKMAQNPLATLMIHPECGCTTPALYQLADASGGPTSQRVRILSTNQMIEEAKRSTATHVLVATEIGIMSDLINANPAVRFEAVNPRARCPYMNRVTPERLVETLRDRIGEVHVDQEIAAQARLAVERMVDPGLRAWG
- the rodA gene encoding rod shape-determining protein RodA; this encodes MTQMAVRRKTSLWRELSRIDLLLAIVALGIGAFGVIMIYSATKEQLVHAGISGHYYFERQAIYFLLGAVVMVVLALVDYQRIAHLAYIIYGASLLGLLAVLSPIGTSQLGSQRWFQLGPIQIQPSEFAPIGVIFGVAAYVANRDDPIDLRAVITILLMGGIPMVLVIKQPDLGTGIVIGIITALMLVMAGVPARYLLALVVVGVVGVVAVLHVGFLKSYQLHRLLSFLNPKADASTFGYNLAQSKIAIGSGHIFGVGLFNGSQTTLAFVPEQQTDFIFTAIGEQLGFVGCAALLAGYAILIWRMWSAMRWAKDITGTLIVAGGLAWIGYSVFQNVGMTIGIMPITGIPLPLISYGGSAMLAFLAMVGLALNVGAQRARTKS
- a CDS encoding FAD-binding protein, which codes for MGLMMQMTPSHDLSFDAVVVGAGIAGLTVALSLPSTLSIAIVSRSFTMTSSHWAKGGMAAARGADDDPAEHLYDTIAAGGALNDPERVALLVNEAPNAIEFLQHQGVAFETQPEREAGHGRPRIWHADGDATGAAIMSALGTRLRATRNVTLIDGTMVELINDDNGVIGIMIGHQNALTLLRSPRIVLASGGATGLWGDHTSPNANLGIGIVSAYRVGAIATDLEFTQFHPTAIALSESPLSLATEALRGAGAWIVDEEGKRFLFASDPAGELATRDKVARAMYRHGGQAYLDARPIGREALEKRFPTFVREARQQGHDPMAAGPVPIRPAAHYTIGGVVTDSWGESNIPGLYAIGECASSGVHGANRLASNSLLEGVVFGRRAARHLVDTPNPVSPTHFPRSTNLPTTAPSRITLARIVDDALGIERNAVAIERALEALTDVTTCEMDPFSAHELIQASQLVSMMLIAARERHGTIGAHTRADEQVEDPHYRLTFAMGSAPRREARVW
- a CDS encoding bifunctional nuclease domain-containing protein encodes the protein MPVLNPDSFNLAGFVPCRMVRVGVDLPEPFARITLLPDDTSLVEFEIPISIEQARQLSLIVAKERAPRPMTTELMQDILASYGMGVSYVALESVIDGNVHAILALSSQDGRTRLFSARPSDAIMLALLQPVPAPILVSPALVAERSEVEGADGAAPVEERNALEPTPSSDSPAPTHPDNPDQDQE
- the nadC gene encoding carboxylating nicotinate-nucleotide diphosphorylase; this translates as MVKPSPIIDPPIIDLAIIDLALDEDLVAPVTATEGIHPLRGADGVAPTWQPLPHATAGDLTGSLVAHQVVALALRARAHGVFVGQTVASVVLGRVAERLGTPAPTYDAVVADGTMVEPGATLAWLRGDLQTVLAAERTMLNLLCHLSGVATTTRSYVDTIAGTKAVIRDTRKTTPGLRSLEKYAVRCGGGSNHRLGLWDAILIKDNHLAFAPMEELVTRARLSHPNRPLEVEVDNLTQLHQALDLGVDLILLDNMELGMIAEAVQISRGRCRLEVSGGVGIDRLRAIAETGVDYIAVGALTHSTPILDLGLDYLDA